In Ptiloglossa arizonensis isolate GNS036 chromosome 6, iyPtiAriz1_principal, whole genome shotgun sequence, a single window of DNA contains:
- the LOC143148741 gene encoding uncharacterized protein LOC143148741 isoform X3 codes for MHHMYSSKKGDPLCPLGFHPQVRWPTRCKRCFRDYKEHGGKKDNLRDITSSSPSLSFDQSSGRSSENGRRVWSSATNLAKDEFKSNNSDVPHAAAASCWTSLMDLSVIEKEEERLEARRTPKLQIKQVIDNSNDRTSENDVEFIIQVKKSRNGPPKNAVQNEDHRMEGETTEKSEVESLKTQLSELQARCEKAEKEKSEILMRRLATMETITSKTSTNELQKLQKKIEALTQEKTSLLTKVRELEKEINIKTFRGERDREKDELRSKLKAAENLCENLMDENEDMKKEIRQLEEEIYELQDTFRDEQADEYVRLRKSLEQSNKNCRILSFKLRKVERKVEELETEKTTIEKKYEEVKKVDETLKKIKSEFQNRPQKKASEFTTKVQLKKLVDEMEKEIGDMMTIFTNVSDGKDIDIQDMKSKEYAKYDKLSKEYELLKDKYDTVVKELSDEKEKKKTQSNAKTDDKNTDLQNIRKKLDDAVAIRETERKAWDEEKTALSEEKEKLKSKLLSLSAEKLKVYNEVVQLKKDLETAKSSEKEGAKMEKTINELKRELSQERERCKKLQDDLSAFTERESKLTQSMSSVEQTKTKLDADVKRLKKELESTKSSNTTKINDLTTELSDLKKEKEKLLSQIDQEKQSKESEVSTLKKKINSLEKTGLNTKRMNELRQTYNEKILISYVADLENELKRGQQEYNNLKNKCNELDNLKKQFELDNESLNSKLREQNTELMSIRKELELLRQTVKIKESEWKSEKATLENRIKESELPNKALITDLNNDISNLKKENNTLVTRLEDIRKANDDLSDKLKDYEAVTKIHQALTPDTKALESEIRKLKNALETMEKAKKADLAQCKMRYEHRITAINDEIQAIQNQLSRYKRERDTYKHMLEGAQKTIAELKSTRGRQSNVSSAKSDEEEEVSGTSIVVLERQINSLEDELSETRLEASRLKAELVSEKSASHVKVSELQSRINELEEERVLTSGRTKIPGLKVRMELAWQKEREEHQRLLQETATLARDLRQTLFEIERERSKERLETKRRQDQLKKVYDEEKEESKKKLLELQCDLLELRDAHAKLRTSNEKMRREKERHEKEREELKDVITKKSKQEQNELRNINMLLQQVNDLTKLFPELNGIAENGTPNNYTPTPPRRLKGPKSRESSPMLDTKGDIRGSNSQLGERTEKLEYTIKNLMDVARKLKESKKAADEANVTRLKKLGKRSTSVESDPGKGITTTRSKPRLQRKSLSLEQTSARNEEPQRIWGTDSNMSSLQSLEGSEIGGRTLNLQRDSSVDSRLSTGSTKSEMLEREKKHGKSIIKKITTKLTKSASVDDPNVSIDLSLQTSGSETSVSEKTEKRNLKKKLTDMFKRGSRSSSVEKKLNSTNHSRPPSRNSTTSNK; via the exons ATGCATCACATGTATTCATCAAAGAAAGGAGACCCTCTCTGCCCCCTTGGTTTCCATCCTCAAGTGCGTTGGCCGACCCGCTGCAAACGATGCTTCAG GGATTACAAAGAACACGGCGGCAAGAAAGATAACTTGAGGGACATCACATCGTCTTCACCCAGTCTCTCGTTCGATCAGTCATCAGGCCG CTCTTCGGAAAATGGACGAAGGGTTTGGTCGTCAGCGACGAATTTGGCAAAGGATGAATTCAAGAGTAACAACTCAGATGTACCACATGCAGCAGCAGCCAGCTGCTGGACGTCGCTTATGGATCTATCCGTCattgagaaagaagaagaaagattgGAAG CCAGGAGAACGCCGAAATTGCAAATTAAACAAGTAATAGATAACAGCAATGATAGAACTTCGGAAAACGATGTTGAGTTCATCATTCAG GTGAAGAAATCGCGGAATGGTCCTCCGAAAAATGCTGTACAAAATGAGGATCACCGGATGGAAGGGGAAACGACAGAGAAA AGCGAAGTGGAGAGTCTGAAGACACAATTGAGTGAATTACAAGCGCGATGCGAGAAAGCAGAAAAGGAGaagagcgaaattttgatgagaCGGTTGGCAACTATGGAAACCATAACAAGTAAAACCTCAACGAATGAACTGCAGAAACTACAAAAGAAGATCGAAG CACTCACTCAAGAAAAGACCAGTCTATTGACAAAAGTAAGAGAACTtgagaaagaaataaatataaagacaTTTAGAGGCGAAAGAGATAGAGAAAAGGATGAATTACGTTCGAAATTAAAAGCAGCAGAAAATTTGTGCGAGAACTTGATGGACGAAAATGAAGATATGAAGAAAGAGATCCGACAATTGGAGGAAGAAATATACGAATTACAGGATACATTTAG GGATGAGCAAGCGGACGAGTACGTCCGTCTGCGAAAAAGTTTGGAacagtcgaataaaaattgtcgaaTTTTATCGTTCAAGCTGAGAAAAGTCGAGCGAAAGGTGGAAGAGTTGGAGACTGAAAAAACAACTATAGAGAAGAAGTATGAAGAA GTGAAAAAAGTCGATGAAACGTTAAAGAAGATTAAAAGTGAATTCCAAAACAGGCCTCAGAAGAAGGCGAGCGAATTTACAACCAAAGTACAACTCAAGAAACTGGTGGACGAAATGGAGAAGGAAATAG GTGATATGATGACCATTTTCACAAACGTCTCTGATGGTAAAGACATAGATATTCAGGACATGAAATCCAAGGAATATGCGAAATACGATAAACTCTCAAAGGAATACGAATTGCTTAAAGATAAATACGACACTGTGGTGAAAGAGTTATCggatgaaaaggaaaaaaagaaaacgcagTCAAACGCAAAAACAGACGACAAAAATACAGATTTACAAAACA taAGGAAAAAGCTAGATGATGCTGTAGCCATAAGGGAAACCGAAAGAAAAGCGTGGGACGAAGAGAAGACAGCACTCTCcgaggaaaaggaaaaattaaagTCGAAACTTCTGTCGCTTTCTGCGGAAAAACTTAAAGTCTACAACGAAGTCGTTCAATTGAAGAAAGATTTAG AAACGGCCAAGTCGTCGGAAAAGGAAGGTGCGAAgatggaaaaaacgataaacGAGCTGAAGAGAGAATTGTCGCAAGAACGAGAAAGGTGTAAAAAGCTGCAAGACGATTTGTCAGCGTTTACGGAACGGGAATCCAAATTGACACAATCAATGTCATCT GTCGAGCAAACAAAAACTAAACTTGACGCTGAtgtgaaacgcttgaagaaagaGCTGGAAAGTACAAAATCCTCAAATACTACGAAAATAAACGATCTGACCACGGAGCTCTCGGatctgaagaaagaaaaggagaagctaCTGTCTCAAATCGATcaagagaaacaatccaaagaaTCCGAAGTGTCCACATTGAAGAAGAAAATCAATTCGTTGGAGAAGACTGGATTGAATACGAAACGGATGAATGAGCTGAGGCAAACGTACAATGAGAAGATCTTAA TATCTTATGTTGCAGACTTAGAGAACGAGTTGAAGAGAGGCCAGCAGGAGTACAATAATCTGAAAAACAAGTGTAATGAACTCGATAATTTGAAGAAACAGTTTGAATTGGATAACGAATCACTCAACAG CAAACTACGGGAACAAAACACTGAACTCATGAGTATTCGCAAAGAATTGGAATTACTACGGCAAACCGTTAAAATAAAAGAGAGTGAATGGAAATCGGAGAAAGCTACTTTAGAA AATCGAATAAAAGAGAGCGAGCTACCAAATAAAGCTTTAATAACAGATCTAAATAACGATATTAGTAAtttgaagaaggagaacaatACCTTAGTAACGCGATTGGAAGACATAAGGAAAGCG AATGATGATCTCTCGGACAAGTTGAAGGATTACGAGGCAGTGACGAAGATCCATCAAGCTTTGACACCTGATACCAAGGCTCTCGAGTCGGAAATACGAAAATTGAAGAACGCTTTAGAGACCATGGAAAAGGCGAAGAAAGCGGATTTGGCACAATGCAAAATGCGATACGAGCACAGGATCACGGCTATTAACGACGAAATCCAAGCTATTCAGAACCAGCTATCGCGGTACAAACGTGAACGCGACACATACAAGCACATGTTAGAAGGTGCACAGAAAACTATTGCTGAATTGAAATCTACCAGAGGTAGACAGTCAAACGTGTCTTCTGCAAAGTCTGACGAG GAGGAAGAAGTATCTGGTACCAGCATAGTGGTTCTTGAAAGGCAGATCAACAGTTTGGAAGATGAACTTTCAGAAACAAGATTGGAAGCGTCCAGATTGAAAGCCGAATTAGTTTCCGAGAAATCAGCCAGTCACGTTAAAGTGTCTGAACTTCAATCACGAATTAACGAG CTGGAGGAAGAACGAGTGCTCACGAGTGGTAGAACGAAAATTCCGGGGCTAAAAGTGCGTATGGAGTTAGCATGgcaaaaagagagagaagaacaTCAAAGACTGTTACAAGAAACGGCAACATTGGCGAGAGATTTGCGACAAACTCTGTTCGAA ATCGAGAGAGAACGTTCCAAAGAACGTCTGGAGACTAAAAGACGACAAGATCAGTTAAAGAAGGTGTatgacgaagaaaaagaagaaagcaaGAAGAAATTGTTGGAG CTACAATGTGACTTACTCGAATTAAGAGATGCTCACGCAAAGTTGAGAActagtaatgaaaaaatgagacGTGAAAAGGAGCGACACGAAAAAGAGCGAGAAGAGCTGAAGGACGTGATTACGAAAAAATCCAAGCAAGAACAAAACGAGTTGCGAAATATTAATATGTTGTTACAGCAAGTCAATGACTTAACGAAGCTTTTCCCCGAATTAAACGGTATAGCAGAAAATGGAACTCCGAATAATTATACACCGACGCCGCCTAGACGATTAAAG ggaCCAAAGTCGAGGGAATCGTCACCAATGTTGGATACAAAGGGCGATATAAGAG GTTCAAATTCGCAACTCGGCGAAAGAACAGAGAAGCTGGAGTACACTATTAAAAACTTAATGGATGTGGCAAGAAAATTGAAGGAATCCAAAAAAGCAGCGGACGAAGCTAACGTGACGCGACTGAAGAAACTTGGTAAAAG ATCGACATCCGTCGAAAGTGATCCAGGAAAAGGTATAACAACGACCCGTTCGAAACCACGTCTACAGAGGAAGAGTTTGTCTTTAGAACAGACATCAGCACGAAACGAAGAG CCACAACGTATCTGGGGTACCGATAGTAACATGTCCAGTTTGCAGTCGCTAGAAGGTTCAGAGATTGGTGGGCGAACGCTCAACTTGCAGAGAGATTCCAGTGTAGATAG tCGCCTCTCTACTGGTTCTACAAAAAGCGAGATGttggaacgagagaaaaaacacggtaaaagtataataaaaaagatCACGACTAAATTAACTAAATCGGCCAGCGTGGATGATCCAAATGTTTCCATAGATCTTTCTCTTcag ACATCAGGTTCTGAGACGAGTGTCAGCGAAAAGACTGAAAAGAGAAATCTgaagaagaaattaacggatatGTTCAAAAGAGGTTCTAGAAGTAGCAG CGTAGAGAAGAAGCTTAACTCTACAAATCACAGTAGACCACCTTCAAGAAACTCCACAACATCGAATAAATAA